A single window of Candidatus Neomarinimicrobiota bacterium DNA harbors:
- a CDS encoding DUF177 domain-containing protein, translating to MKINIANIDDGLNRLELSEPSRELSLLDHGHLKGDIRVKLVIDKRLDDLNLKAKVVSSAELVCDRCLIKFEKELVSNFKVYYSSKYSESEEQNTRRLSLNNPVINLLNDVRSSLVLSLPIKLLCEENCKGLCPNCGVNRNQQECECPTQQIDSRWETLKSFQVTES from the coding sequence ATGAAAATAAATATTGCAAATATTGACGACGGTTTAAATCGACTTGAGCTGAGTGAGCCATCACGGGAATTGTCCTTATTGGATCATGGCCATCTCAAGGGCGATATTCGGGTCAAATTGGTTATAGACAAAAGATTGGATGATCTGAATCTGAAGGCAAAAGTTGTCTCTTCAGCAGAGTTAGTGTGTGACCGTTGTCTGATAAAATTCGAAAAGGAATTAGTCTCCAATTTTAAGGTTTACTATTCATCCAAATATTCTGAATCAGAAGAACAGAATACACGCCGTCTGAGTCTTAACAATCCGGTTATTAATCTATTAAACGATGTGCGTTCTTCTCTTGTTCTTTCACTGCCGATAAAACTTCTCTGCGAAGAAAATTGTAAAGGTCTTTGTCCCAATTGCGGAGTAAACCGGAATCAACAGGAATGTGAATGCCCCACGCAGCAGATTGACAGCAGATGGGAAACACTTAAAAGTTTTCAAGTAACAGAATCATAA
- a CDS encoding bifunctional nuclease family protein, producing the protein MDSLKVEIAKISFYPPSKGYAVILKEVNGERQLPVIVGAFEAQAIALAIEGIEMPRPMTHDLLSNLLVTLEVEVKEIVINKLVEGTFYAKIYTESFQFGEREIDSRPSDAIALALRMNAPVFVNKKVMKEAGVILADQEEIEEFHFGSAEASKGTLLQEELDKAIDVENYELAAKLRDKLNALNSIGKENN; encoded by the coding sequence ATGGATTCATTAAAGGTTGAAATAGCAAAAATCTCGTTCTATCCCCCAAGCAAAGGATATGCCGTAATTCTTAAGGAAGTCAACGGCGAACGGCAGTTACCGGTTATTGTAGGCGCTTTCGAAGCACAGGCTATCGCATTGGCGATAGAGGGGATTGAAATGCCCCGCCCAATGACGCATGATCTTCTCAGTAATTTGCTTGTGACATTGGAAGTCGAGGTAAAAGAGATAGTTATCAATAAACTGGTGGAAGGAACCTTTTACGCTAAGATTTACACTGAATCGTTTCAATTTGGTGAACGGGAGATTGATTCCAGACCCAGCGATGCCATAGCCTTGGCATTAAGAATGAACGCGCCGGTATTTGTCAATAAGAAAGTGATGAAAGAAGCGGGTGTGATTTTGGCTGACCAGGAGGAGATAGAGGAGTTTCATTTTGGCTCTGCCGAGGCGTCTAAAGGAACTTTACTTCAAGAGGAATTAGATAAGGCAATTGATGTGGAAAATTATGAATTGGCAGCGAAATTACGCGATAAACTAAATGCGCTCAACAGCATCGGTAAAGAAAATAATTAG
- the fabD gene encoding ACP S-malonyltransferase — MGSDLYDEFESVKSIYSEASHILGFDLAEVSFNGPIEKLTQTSLTQPAIFVHSYSVTALLSERGLKPSYAAGHSLGEFSAYAAAGAMNFNDVLRIVKVRAEAMQKACELNPGTMAAIIGIGFEPLEKICIEVSRSGVVKIANLNSPGQLVVSGDVESVHKSMELAKEQGAKIVKELNVGGAFHSPLMESAVEEISEELKSISISSPSFPVYTNVSASPLTQPKEIRDSLLKQITSPVQWYPLVQNMVSDGATDFVEIGPGKVLQGLMKRINKEINSSGIDTLKDLTGIFELDESS, encoded by the coding sequence ATGGGAAGCGATCTTTACGATGAATTTGAATCTGTAAAATCTATCTACTCCGAAGCTTCCCATATATTGGGATTTGATCTTGCGGAGGTTTCTTTTAACGGTCCGATTGAAAAATTGACTCAAACTTCCCTTACGCAGCCGGCGATCTTCGTTCACAGTTACTCCGTTACCGCCTTACTCTCTGAAAGAGGATTAAAGCCCTCTTACGCAGCCGGTCACAGCCTTGGAGAATTTTCTGCTTATGCGGCAGCCGGTGCAATGAATTTCAACGATGTTTTGAGGATCGTTAAAGTACGCGCTGAAGCGATGCAAAAAGCATGCGAACTTAATCCCGGAACGATGGCGGCTATAATCGGTATCGGATTTGAACCTCTTGAAAAAATATGCATTGAGGTCAGCCGAAGCGGCGTGGTGAAGATCGCAAATTTAAATTCTCCCGGCCAGTTAGTAGTCTCCGGCGATGTTGAATCTGTTCATAAGTCAATGGAGCTCGCTAAAGAGCAAGGCGCAAAGATTGTAAAGGAACTAAACGTCGGCGGAGCGTTTCATTCTCCATTGATGGAGTCCGCGGTGGAAGAGATCTCGGAGGAATTGAAGTCTATCTCAATCTCCTCCCCGTCATTTCCTGTTTACACTAACGTATCGGCGTCTCCGCTCACCCAGCCTAAAGAGATCAGGGACTCTCTGCTGAAACAAATTACGAGCCCGGTACAATGGTATCCCCTGGTACAAAATATGGTAAGCGACGGCGCAACGGATTTTGTGGAGATCGGACCCGGAAAAGTATTGCAAGGTCTGATGAAACGGATAAACAAAGAGATTAATTCCTCAGGCATTGATACATTAAAAGATTTAACGGGAATTTTTGAATTAGATGAATCTTCTTAA
- the rnc gene encoding ribonuclease III codes for MKRLFDLFSRNRKTKKPVDPLADLDINSLYKILNYKFRDESLIREALTHRSFSVAENYPSNQRMEFLGDAVIELVSSHILYENFPDKEEGPLTEARSALVKGSNLAKLAQKLGLSKFLLLSSDEKLRDGGSNPSILADLYEAISGAIYLDGGYKSAEKFIEKTLLIDLGSAFDDAKTTNYKSRLLEYLQANALGNVKYKVVGQSGPDHAKVFDVEVVLNDEPLGRGTGKRLKEAEQNAAEKALQHIDSLNKKSAVKADSE; via the coding sequence TTGAAAAGACTATTCGATTTATTCAGCAGAAATCGCAAAACAAAAAAACCCGTCGACCCGCTTGCTGATTTAGATATTAATTCTCTTTATAAAATTCTCAATTACAAATTCAGAGATGAATCGTTAATAAGAGAAGCTTTGACGCACCGGTCATTCAGTGTCGCAGAAAACTATCCGTCGAATCAGAGAATGGAATTTCTTGGCGATGCTGTTATAGAACTCGTGAGTTCACATATCTTGTATGAAAACTTCCCCGATAAAGAGGAAGGCCCGTTGACAGAGGCGAGATCAGCTCTTGTTAAAGGGAGCAACCTGGCGAAATTGGCTCAAAAATTAGGATTAAGTAAATTTCTGCTCCTGAGCTCTGACGAAAAATTACGTGACGGCGGGAGCAACCCTTCCATATTAGCAGATTTATACGAAGCGATCTCCGGCGCAATATATCTTGACGGAGGCTACAAATCCGCGGAAAAATTTATCGAGAAAACGCTGCTCATTGATCTTGGTTCAGCCTTTGATGACGCAAAAACAACTAACTATAAAAGCCGACTCCTGGAATATCTTCAGGCGAATGCGCTGGGAAACGTAAAATACAAAGTTGTGGGGCAATCAGGCCCCGATCATGCGAAGGTGTTTGACGTGGAAGTAGTTTTAAACGATGAGCCTCTCGGCAGAGGAACGGGGAAAAGACTCAAAGAGGCTGAGCAAAATGCCGCGGAGAAAGCGCTTCAACATATTGATAGCTTAAATAAAAAATCCGCTGTTAAGGCGGATTCAGAATAA
- the plsX gene encoding phosphate acyltransferase PlsX — protein MRIAIDAMGGDYAPSETVKGAILAAREYEDEITLVLIGDEDAINENLALEKSKYPKIDIIHTSESIEMHESPTKALKSKPNSSISIGADLQKSGEIDAFVSVGNTGAVYASTLMKLGRIKGVRRPTIGTIMPAENKGTAIFDIGANPNCRPLDLLQFAIMGSIYVEHIFGWKNPKVGLLNIGEEKSKGNDLSLESYKILKDNLPNFYGNVEGGDILKGKVEVVVCDGFVGNIILKFAESFYQLLKLKIKQNLNNRPFAKLGALMMMPALKGLRKDLDYQEYGGVPLLGANGVSIIGHGHSSRIAIKNAIRVARKTVKEKINEHIAQKIEQSNIAQAQTTRETV, from the coding sequence ATAAGAATCGCCATAGATGCAATGGGTGGAGATTATGCTCCTTCTGAAACTGTTAAAGGAGCTATATTAGCTGCCCGGGAATACGAGGATGAAATAACTCTTGTTCTCATCGGCGACGAAGATGCCATAAACGAAAATTTAGCTTTGGAAAAATCAAAATACCCGAAGATCGACATCATTCACACATCAGAAAGTATCGAGATGCACGAATCTCCAACGAAAGCTCTGAAGTCCAAACCAAATTCATCTATTTCGATCGGCGCGGATCTCCAGAAGTCAGGCGAAATTGACGCCTTTGTAAGTGTAGGTAATACCGGCGCGGTATATGCCTCAACACTTATGAAACTCGGAAGAATTAAAGGCGTTCGGCGGCCGACCATTGGCACTATCATGCCGGCTGAAAATAAAGGAACCGCTATCTTTGACATTGGCGCCAATCCCAATTGCCGCCCCCTTGACCTTCTCCAATTCGCCATAATGGGAAGCATTTACGTTGAACATATCTTCGGATGGAAAAATCCTAAAGTAGGACTCCTGAATATCGGTGAAGAAAAATCTAAAGGAAACGATCTATCTCTTGAGTCTTATAAAATTCTAAAAGATAATCTACCGAATTTTTATGGAAATGTTGAAGGTGGGGACATTCTGAAAGGGAAAGTAGAAGTGGTCGTTTGTGACGGATTCGTGGGGAATATTATTCTTAAGTTTGCAGAGTCCTTCTACCAATTGCTCAAATTAAAAATTAAGCAGAATTTAAATAACAGGCCGTTTGCCAAGCTGGGAGCCCTTATGATGATGCCCGCACTCAAAGGATTAAGAAAGGACCTAGATTATCAGGAATACGGCGGAGTACCGCTTCTCGGAGCAAATGGCGTATCAATAATCGGACACGGTCATTCGTCCCGAATCGCCATTAAAAACGCTATACGAGTCGCCCGAAAAACGGTAAAGGAAAAGATTAACGAACATATTGCTCAAAAGATTGAACAATCTAACATCGCACAAGCTCAAACAACAAGGGAGACAGTTTAA
- the fabF gene encoding beta-ketoacyl-ACP synthase II: MSRRVVITGMGAVTPIGKTVAEFWNSLKNGKGGIGPITRFDTTDYKCKIAGEIDDFEPEKLIEKKEIRKMDLFTQYGIYAAEMAIEDSGLHDTNIDKERVGVIVGAGIGGLTTWETQLERLLDKSAKMVSPYFIPMLISDITPGRIAIIHGFKGPNYSVTSACSTSNHALGDSLHEIQRGSADVMITGGSEAVIVRMAVAGFMNMQAMSTRNDEPERASRPFELDRDGFVISEGGGILVLEELEHAKARDAHIYGEILGVGNTADAYHITAPAPGGEGAVRAINIALKDSGLEPEDVDYVNAHGTSTQFNDKNETAAIKTVFGDHAYKLSVSSTKSMTGHLLGAAGAIEAIACIMAINEGIIPPTINYDNPDPECDLDYTPNNAVSKDIDVAISNTFGFGGHNSVAVFKKYTE; the protein is encoded by the coding sequence ATGAGTAGAAGAGTAGTCATAACAGGCATGGGCGCTGTTACTCCCATCGGAAAAACAGTTGCCGAATTTTGGAATTCCCTCAAAAACGGCAAGGGTGGGATTGGTCCTATAACCCGATTTGATACAACCGATTACAAATGTAAAATTGCCGGAGAGATAGATGATTTCGAGCCCGAAAAATTAATTGAGAAGAAAGAAATACGCAAAATGGATTTGTTTACTCAATACGGTATTTATGCTGCCGAAATGGCTATCGAAGATTCAGGTTTGCACGATACGAATATAGACAAAGAGCGCGTCGGTGTTATTGTGGGTGCAGGAATAGGGGGACTCACTACGTGGGAAACTCAGCTCGAACGGTTGCTCGATAAGAGCGCGAAAATGGTAAGTCCATATTTCATACCTATGCTCATTTCCGACATCACTCCCGGAAGGATTGCGATAATTCACGGCTTTAAAGGACCCAACTATTCTGTGACCTCAGCCTGCTCTACATCCAATCATGCTCTTGGAGATTCTCTTCACGAGATTCAAAGAGGATCCGCCGATGTTATGATAACCGGTGGTTCAGAAGCGGTTATAGTCAGAATGGCGGTTGCCGGCTTTATGAATATGCAAGCCATGTCCACTCGCAACGACGAACCGGAAAGAGCTTCAAGACCATTCGAATTGGATCGTGATGGATTCGTTATCAGCGAAGGAGGCGGAATTCTCGTTCTTGAGGAACTTGAACACGCGAAAGCGCGTGACGCTCATATTTATGGAGAAATACTTGGAGTTGGAAACACAGCAGACGCATATCACATCACAGCGCCTGCTCCGGGTGGCGAAGGAGCTGTCAGGGCTATCAATATCGCATTGAAGGACTCGGGGTTAGAACCCGAAGATGTTGATTACGTCAACGCTCATGGAACATCCACACAGTTTAACGACAAAAACGAAACCGCCGCTATTAAAACAGTATTCGGAGATCATGCATACAAGCTCTCAGTCAGCTCGACCAAATCAATGACAGGTCATCTGCTCGGTGCGGCTGGAGCAATAGAAGCGATAGCCTGTATCATGGCAATTAACGAGGGTATTATCCCACCCACAATCAATTACGACAACCCCGATCCGGAGTGCGACCTGGATTATACGCCTAACAATGCCGTATCAAAAGATATTGATGTGGCAATAAGCAATACATTTGGTTTCGGGGGTCACAATTCCGTAGCCGTATTCAAAAAATATACAGAGTAA
- a CDS encoding ketoacyl-ACP synthase III — translation MSYQSQVPTMAKISGVGHYSPEGILTNKDLEKLVDTNDEWIVSRTGISERRIAAEGEFTSHMSVKAVNELLETTDTDPNEIDVIIVGTVTPDRLFPATACLIQEEIGANNCWGFDLSAACSGFVFGLNTASRFVESGAYKKVIVVGADKMSSIMNYNDRNTCILFGDGAGAVLVEPSDEEGIGIIDSISTVDGSGAPNLYMEAGGSERPATHETVDNAEHYLYQDGKKVYIHAVKGMAEISEEILNRNGVNGDELDVFIPHQANKRIIDSTAKRLNIDSSKVVININKLGNTTAATIPLGIYDAVQDGRLKKGSLAVLTAFGAGYTAGSTLIRWAY, via the coding sequence ATGAGTTATCAATCCCAAGTTCCCACTATGGCTAAAATCAGTGGAGTCGGTCATTATTCTCCTGAAGGGATACTTACAAATAAAGACCTCGAAAAATTGGTCGATACCAATGATGAGTGGATAGTTTCCCGCACGGGAATATCCGAAAGACGAATTGCCGCTGAAGGGGAATTCACTTCGCATATGTCTGTAAAAGCTGTAAATGAATTATTGGAAACTACCGATACCGACCCAAACGAAATTGACGTTATTATCGTCGGTACTGTTACCCCTGACAGGCTGTTTCCGGCTACCGCTTGTTTGATCCAGGAAGAAATCGGAGCCAATAACTGCTGGGGCTTTGACCTTTCAGCTGCTTGCTCCGGATTTGTATTCGGATTGAACACTGCAAGTCGATTTGTTGAATCGGGCGCTTATAAAAAAGTAATAGTAGTCGGCGCTGACAAAATGAGCAGCATAATGAATTATAATGATCGAAATACCTGCATCTTATTCGGTGACGGCGCCGGTGCGGTTCTCGTTGAGCCATCCGATGAAGAAGGGATTGGTATTATCGATTCTATCAGCACAGTTGACGGCTCAGGCGCGCCTAACTTATATATGGAAGCCGGAGGAAGCGAACGGCCGGCTACCCATGAAACCGTTGATAACGCTGAGCATTACCTCTATCAAGACGGTAAAAAAGTCTATATACACGCTGTTAAGGGAATGGCGGAAATCTCCGAAGAAATACTAAACCGGAATGGAGTAAACGGAGACGAATTAGACGTGTTTATTCCCCATCAAGCTAACAAACGAATCATCGATTCTACCGCAAAACGACTGAATATTGACAGTTCAAAAGTTGTAATTAACATTAATAAGCTCGGCAATACAACGGCAGCCACAATACCTTTGGGTATCTACGATGCTGTTCAGGACGGCAGATTGAAAAAAGGTTCTCTGGCTGTGCTCACAGCATTCGGAGCGGGTTACACTGCCGGGAGCACTCTTATTAGGTGGGCGTATTAG
- a CDS encoding bifunctional phosphoglucose/phosphomannose isomerase, whose product MSNGSPDILKLKNDYDKSDIYGVISDLPNQMRDAAKIAKELNFLFDKENVSNILFAGMGGSAIGGDVVGSLVESECSIPITVVRNYRLPGWADQSTLVIISSYSGNTEETLSAYKDAREKKCQIICSTTGGKLEELALSDNLPYLKIPKGLPPRGAIAYAAIPWLVIFGSNGIISDKSPEIEDAAGHLDDMVKVYGNLESEETNIALETAKKLKGKLPVIYVSSGAFSVIGRRWANQLQENAKVLAYSSELPEMNHNEIMGWHLKGQKDVAVLPVFISTDMYHERINKRFEITSRLIKEKGIEPVQITLTGESLITQFFTFVNMGDFISYYLALLNEVDPEPVDIISDLKKELTV is encoded by the coding sequence ATGAGCAACGGTTCCCCGGATATTTTGAAATTGAAAAATGATTATGATAAGTCAGATATTTATGGCGTCATATCCGATTTGCCAAACCAGATGAGGGATGCGGCGAAGATTGCCAAAGAACTGAATTTTTTATTCGACAAAGAAAATGTGTCAAACATACTTTTTGCCGGGATGGGCGGCTCGGCAATAGGCGGAGATGTGGTGGGTTCATTAGTTGAAAGTGAATGTTCCATTCCCATAACGGTAGTCAGAAATTACCGACTTCCGGGATGGGCAGACCAATCCACGCTGGTTATAATTTCAAGTTATTCGGGCAATACGGAAGAAACACTCTCGGCTTATAAAGACGCCCGTGAGAAAAAGTGCCAAATTATCTGTTCCACGACGGGAGGAAAGTTAGAGGAGTTGGCTCTCAGTGACAATCTCCCTTATCTCAAAATTCCCAAGGGGCTTCCTCCACGTGGGGCGATTGCGTACGCCGCTATTCCCTGGCTTGTCATATTCGGTTCTAATGGGATAATTTCGGATAAAAGTCCGGAGATTGAAGATGCAGCCGGCCACCTTGACGATATGGTGAAAGTATATGGAAATCTCGAATCAGAAGAGACGAATATTGCCCTTGAAACCGCAAAGAAATTAAAAGGAAAATTACCCGTTATATATGTTTCTTCCGGTGCGTTTAGCGTTATCGGCAGGAGATGGGCAAACCAGCTTCAGGAAAACGCTAAGGTATTGGCGTATTCAAGTGAACTGCCCGAAATGAATCATAACGAAATAATGGGTTGGCATCTAAAAGGGCAGAAGGATGTAGCGGTACTTCCCGTATTTATTTCTACTGATATGTATCACGAGCGAATTAATAAAAGATTTGAAATTACGAGTCGATTGATAAAGGAAAAAGGTATTGAGCCGGTGCAGATTACGCTCACAGGAGAGAGCCTGATAACACAGTTTTTCACATTTGTGAATATGGGTGATTTTATAAGTTATTATCTGGCTCTTTTGAACGAAGTTGATCCCGAGCCGGTAGATATAATTTCTGACTTAAAAAAAGAATTAACCGTATGA
- the rpmF gene encoding 50S ribosomal protein L32, which translates to MALPKRKISKTRRDKRRTHYKAIASTLITCSKCLQPKLAHRICPNCGYYNGRSVIAASE; encoded by the coding sequence TTGGCTTTACCTAAAAGAAAAATATCAAAAACACGAAGAGATAAAAGACGTACGCATTATAAGGCTATAGCTTCTACCTTAATTACATGCTCAAAATGCCTTCAGCCCAAATTAGCGCACAGGATTTGTCCTAATTGCGGGTATTACAACGGTAGATCTGTTATAGCTGCTTCAGAGTAA
- the fabG gene encoding 3-oxoacyl-[acyl-carrier-protein] reductase → MNLLKGKTAVITGASRGIGKAIAFRYAQEGANLFISATNDKLLAEVKTKLENIGCDVEWKVCDVSDYESVSDLIKLAVDTFGTIDILVNNAGIARDNLIMALKEKDWDDVIDTNLKGTFNGMKAVTRTMLKAKTGCIINMTSVIGISGNAGQANYSASKAGIIGLTKSAAKELASRNIRVNAIAPGFIETDMTDSITDAARDSFFKNIPLARAGTAEDVANLALFLASEESNYITGQVINVDGGLLM, encoded by the coding sequence ATGAATCTTCTTAAAGGTAAAACGGCGGTTATTACGGGAGCTTCAAGGGGTATCGGGAAAGCTATCGCCTTTCGGTACGCTCAAGAGGGCGCAAACCTTTTCATCTCCGCAACAAATGATAAACTGTTGGCAGAGGTAAAAACCAAATTGGAAAACATCGGCTGTGATGTTGAATGGAAAGTCTGTGATGTTTCCGATTACGAATCCGTCAGCGACCTTATAAAACTCGCTGTTGATACATTCGGCACTATAGATATACTTGTGAATAACGCCGGTATCGCAAGAGACAATTTAATTATGGCTCTTAAGGAAAAAGATTGGGATGATGTCATTGACACTAACCTTAAAGGCACTTTTAACGGAATGAAAGCCGTAACGCGCACTATGCTCAAAGCTAAAACGGGCTGCATTATAAATATGACTTCGGTGATCGGAATCTCCGGTAACGCCGGACAGGCAAACTATTCGGCTTCTAAAGCGGGAATAATTGGATTGACCAAATCCGCAGCAAAAGAACTAGCTTCCAGAAATATACGCGTAAACGCAATCGCTCCCGGATTTATCGAGACTGATATGACAGATTCAATCACGGACGCCGCGAGAGATTCTTTTTTTAAAAACATACCCTTAGCCCGAGCTGGAACGGCGGAAGACGTAGCGAATCTGGCTCTTTTTCTCGCTTCGGAGGAATCAAATTATATCACCGGTCAAGTAATAAATGTTGACGGTGGTTTACTAATGTAA
- the acpP gene encoding acyl carrier protein has translation MSNAEKVKEIIAKELEIEAEEVIDGASLIDDLGADSLSVMELMIAFDDEFGVEVPEEDYEKLITVGDLVNYIDSNK, from the coding sequence ATGTCCAATGCAGAAAAAGTTAAAGAGATTATCGCCAAGGAGCTTGAAATTGAGGCAGAAGAAGTTATTGACGGCGCTTCATTGATTGACGACTTAGGCGCTGATTCTCTATCAGTTATGGAGCTGATGATCGCGTTTGATGATGAGTTCGGCGTTGAAGTGCCTGAAGAAGATTATGAAAAACTCATCACCGTTGGCGATCTCGTAAATTATATTGATTCAAATAAATAA
- a CDS encoding polyprenyl synthetase family protein: MDYSNNETLNNYKNVVEDKIAIIAKSSRPSSLYDPVRHAVGGGGKRLRPVIVLAACEAAGGNPEDAIDAAVAVELLHTFTLVHDDIMDKDTLRRGRETVHKKWNSSAAILAGDAILVLAYQSLMRTKGDKIKSIVNVFNDGILGVCEGQALDIELEQKEEVSNLEYMEMIEKKTGMMIAMAAGIGAIIGGAETDDVEKFKAFGLELGNAFQLQDDYLEITSTKSKMGKSLGSDLVKGKKTFLLINALKLANTEQNKELSAILNKEDILRVDLIRVGEIFQEIGVFDLTRKLIEKSIAIALSNLEFIDVDARKNLVEITGMVESRES, translated from the coding sequence ATGGATTACAGTAATAACGAAACTCTGAATAACTATAAGAATGTCGTGGAGGATAAAATTGCCATTATCGCAAAATCTTCGCGTCCTTCATCTCTATACGATCCGGTAAGGCACGCCGTAGGGGGAGGCGGGAAACGACTTAGACCGGTTATAGTGTTGGCTGCCTGCGAAGCGGCAGGAGGCAACCCTGAAGATGCGATTGATGCCGCTGTTGCGGTTGAACTTCTCCATACTTTTACTCTTGTGCACGATGATATTATGGATAAAGATACCTTGCGCCGGGGAAGAGAAACGGTTCATAAGAAGTGGAATTCATCCGCCGCCATTTTAGCGGGAGACGCGATACTGGTACTGGCATATCAGTCCCTTATGCGGACGAAGGGCGATAAAATTAAGAGTATCGTAAATGTCTTTAACGACGGCATTTTAGGCGTATGCGAGGGACAGGCATTAGACATAGAGCTGGAGCAAAAAGAGGAAGTTTCCAATTTGGAATATATGGAGATGATAGAGAAAAAAACCGGGATGATGATAGCTATGGCTGCCGGAATTGGCGCAATAATCGGAGGCGCTGAAACGGATGATGTGGAGAAGTTCAAAGCATTTGGCTTGGAACTCGGCAACGCTTTTCAACTTCAGGACGACTATCTCGAAATAACATCCACTAAATCCAAAATGGGCAAAAGTCTCGGCAGCGATTTAGTTAAAGGAAAGAAAACATTTCTTCTTATTAATGCGCTTAAATTAGCTAATACTGAGCAGAATAAGGAGTTGTCCGCGATATTGAATAAAGAGGATATATTGAGAGTGGATTTGATTAGAGTAGGAGAAATATTTCAGGAGATTGGCGTGTTCGATCTCACGCGGAAGCTGATCGAAAAAAGTATCGCAATCGCATTATCAAATTTAGAGTTTATAGATGTAGACGCCAGAAAGAATTTGGTGGAGATAACTGGTATGGTAGAAAGTAGGGAGAGTTAA